CACCCGTGAAATACACCATCAGGGCGCTCGGAACCGGGTAGTTCGCGTTAAGCCACATCACGTCGATCTTCGAGGCGGCACCGGGGGTGCTGATCTTCTCGATGAACGCGCCGTACTCGGAGCCATCGTGGTTCACGCCCACGCCGATCTCTGCCCACTGGTCAGCCATCATCTCGGCGGTTGACGCAATCTCGGCGCCCTTCGACTGCCACGCAAACTCGAGCACGAGCGGCTGCCCATCCTTCGAGCGCTTCCCGTCGGCGCCCTTCACCCAACCGGCCTCATCGAGCAGCTTCTCAGCGCCCGCGACGTCGGTCTTCGGCAGGTTCGGGCCGACGGCGTCGTACTGGCAGACCTGCGGGTCAACTGTTGCAAGGCGCTGAGCGCGCTCACCCTTGCCCGCCGTGCTCACCTGCATAAGCTCGTCAAGGTCGAGCGCCTTCGTGAGCGCGATGCGCACGTTCTTGTCTGCGGTCGGACGCCCCTCGGCCTGGCTGTACAGGAAGCCGCCAGTGAGCAGCATGCCCGAGTTGAGCACGTCAACCTTGCCCTCGAGCCGGTCGCCGTCGGGGCCGGTGATCGTGCCGACGTTGAGCTCGCCCGAGAGCAGCAGGTTCGCGCGCGTGCTCTCATTCTCGATGATCTTCAGCACGACGGTCTTCGGTACACCGGGGGTCGTGCCGATGGCGGCGCCCTCGGGGGCCCAGCTGTAGTCGTCGCGGCGCTCAAGCGTGAGGTGATCGCCCGTGACGACCTCGGTGACGTTGAACATGCCGGTGCCGTTGCTCGCGGTCGAAACCGACTGCGGGTCGTCGAGCGCGGCCTGGCAGTAGATCGCCTGCGAGCCGATAGCGGTGATCATGAACGGGTCGGGTTCGACCGTCGTGATAGTGACGCTCTTGTCGTCGTTCTCGATCTTCGCGGTCGAGGGCACGACGAGGTTGATCGCGGTCGAGTTGTTCGCCGGGTCGGCGATCCAGCGGAAGTTGTTCGCGATGGTCTCCGCCGTGAGCTTCGTGCCGTCGGCGCAGACCGCGTCATCGCGCACTTCGAAGTGCAGGGACGTCGGCGTCTGCTCCCAGTCTGTCGCGAGCCACCCCTGCGGCTGGCCGTCCGCGTCGAAGTAGATGAGCGACTCGTATGCCCACTGGCTCACCGAGCCGAGCGTGCCGCTCGCGTTCAGCGGGCTGAAGAGCATCCCGGGGTCACGCGCAATCGCGTAGTTCAGCGTGCCGTCGATGACGGGCTCTCCACCGCTCTCGGGGCCGGTGCCGGTTCCGCCACCGCCGCCGCCCGTGCACGCTGACAGCGCCAGCGCCCCCACGGCCGCGAGGCCAACAATTGTGTACGCCTTCATAGTGTGTTCCTTCGTGTTGATGCCCAGGGCAACCCCTTCGGGCGAGCGTGCGCGACACTTCGGTGTGCTGCGCACATGTGCTCGCCCGGGTCACCACCCTGAGCTGGATGGGTGAGTCGGAATGGATGAATCGGTCGTTACAGCGTGGGTACCGCGGCGATGAGCTCGCGGGTGTAGTCGTGCTGCGGCTCGTGCATGACGTCGAGCGTCTCCCCCACCTCAACGAGGCTGCCCTGGCGCATCACCGCAACGCGGTCGCACACGAGCCGGACGACGGCGAGGTTGTGGCTGATGAACAGCATCGAGAAGCCGAGGTCGCGCTGCAGCTGCTTAAGCAGGTTGAGCACCGAGCCCTGCACGGAGACGTCGAGCGCCGAGGTAATCTCGTCGGCGAGGATCACGGCGGGCTTCGCCGCGATCGCTCGCGCCACAGCGACGCGCTGCCTCTGGCCGCCGGAGAGCTGCGTGGGCATCCGCTGCGCGGTGTCAGCTGGGAGAGCCACGGCTCGCAGCAGGTTCGAGATTTCGTCTTTGCGAGCGCGTACCGCGGGGATCGCCGAGCCGTCACGCTTGTGCGCCGCGACGAGGGCCTCATCGAGCGACTGCCCAATCGTGCGTCGGGGGTTGAAGCACGACTGCGGGTCTTGGAAGATCATCTGCACCCGCCGCCGCTCCCGCAGCATCTTGCCGCGTGCGTGCGAGATCTCGCTCCCCTCAAGCACGACCCGACCGTCAGACGGTTCGGCGAGGCCGACCGCGGCGCGGGCGAGGGTCGACTTGCCCGAGCCAGACTCACCGACGAGGCCGAGCACCTCGCCCGCTCGCAGCTCGAGGCTCACGTCGTTCACCGCTTTGAACGAGGAAATGCCGTGGCCGTAGGTGATGCTCACCGAGTCGAATACGAGTTGGTTGCTCACTTCAGGGCTCCTTCAAAGTCGATCAGGCGCACCGCGCCGGTTGGCGGCATGACGGCCTCGATGACACCGATGGGCGAGGTGCCCGAGAAGTCAGCGTCGTCGGGGATCGACGCCATCGCCTCGCCTCGCGGACTCTCCATCGTCGGAACGGTTGCCATGAGCGCCTGCGTGTAGGGGTGAGCGGCGTTGCCGTTCCGCAGCTCCTCGGAACTGATGTCTTCCACGATCCGACCCCGGTACATCACGAGCACGCGCGTGCAGAGCGAGGTCACCACGGCGATGTCGTGCGAGACGAACATGATCGCCGTACCGTCCTCCTCATTGATCTGCTTGAGCAGCTTGAGGATGCCTGCTTGCACGGTGACGTCGAGCGCGGTGGTCGGCTCGTCGGCGAGAATCAGCGACGGCTTGCCCATAAGCCCCGCGGCAATCATCGCGCGCTGGCGCATGCCGCCCGAGTACTCGTGCGGGTACTGCGAGTAGCGGCGCTCGGCGTCGGGAATCTTCACGGCGTTCAACCGCTCGATCGCCGCGTCCTTCGCCTCGGCCTTGCTCATGTCGAGGTGCAGCAGCCCGCTCTCAGCGACCTGGGTACCGACGTGAAGCGCCGGGTTCAGCGACGACATCGGGTCTTGGAACACCATCGCGAGCTTGGTGCCGAAGTGGTGGTCGAGCGACCTGGGGTGCCCCTCTTCGCTGAGCACGAGGTCTTCCCCGTCGAAACTCGCCGAGCGCGACGTAACGTGCAGCGGTGCTTCGAGCAGCCCGGCGATCGACATGAGCGTGAGGCTCTTCCCCGATCCCGATTCGCCGACGACACCGACGATCTCGCCGCGACCGACGTCGAACGAGACGCCATCGACGAGCGGGCGAAGCGACGTTCCGCCCTGCGGCGCGAACACCTTCAGGCCACGAACAGAGAGCACCGTGTCGCTCGACGCGTCGGTCGCAATGTTCTCGCCCCGGCGCTTCACCTCGGCAGCGTTCTCAGCGCGAGACAGCTTGAGCTTCTTGAGCAGGCGCGACGAGAGGTTGCGCTGCACACCGGTGCGGAGCGTGCGATTGAGCACCTCGCCCAGGAGCACGAAGGTCATGCCTGCGAGGATGATCGCCATGCCGGGCACGAGCGCCAGGGTCGGGGTGACGAAGATGCGGCTGATGCCCTCGTTGAGCATGCGGCCCCAGTCGTACTGCGGCACTTGAACGCCGAGACCGAGGAACGAGAGGCCAGCGAACGCGAGCAGGGTGCCGCCCGCGGTGAGCGTGGCGTTCACGAGCAGCGGGTCGCGGATGTTCGGCAGCACGTGCCTGAACACGATCTGGCGCTTCGGCACGCCGAGCACGAGCGCGGCGGAGACGTAGTCGCGCCCCCACACCGACGCGGCGAGGTTGTGCACGAGGCGCCCGTAGTTCGGCATCATCGCGATCGCAATCGCGAAGCTCGCCGCCATCGCGCTCTGTCCAAGGATCACGGAGAAGGCGATCGCGAGCAGCAGGCCCGGGAACGCAACACCGATGTTGATACCTGCGACGAGCCACCGGCCTGCGCGACCGCCGAGTACGAGCGGCATGAGGCCGAGCACGACGCCGCAGACGATACCGATGATGGTGGCGGTGAGCGCCATCACGATCGACAGGCGCGTCGCAACGAGCGTGCGCAGCAGAATGTCGCGGCCGCTGCCGTCGGTGCCGAACACGTGCTCGGCGCTCGGCGGCTGCGAGATCTGGCTCGCGTTCGTGACCGCGGCCTGCTCGCCCCAGATGATGGGGGCGAAGATCGCGAGGAACAGGAGGGCGCCGAGGGTCACCATTGAGGCGATGCCGAGCGGCGTGCGCAGTACTGCGAGCAAGCGCTGTGTCATTGTCATGATTTATCCAATGCGGTACGGGGATCCAGCAGGATCAGCAGGACGTCGATAACGAGGTTGATGAGCAGCACCACTGCCCCGTAGAAGATGATGATCGCCTGAACGAGCGGGTAGTCCTTGCCCTGGATCGACTGGACGATGACGCCGCCGAGGCCGGGCCACGCGAAAATACCCTCGACGATGACGGTTCCCGCGATCATGCCGCCGAGCGCCATGCCCGAGATCGTCAGCGTCGACGTGAGCAGGTTCGGAAGCACGTGCTTGCGGTACAGGCGCACCGGCGACATGCGCCGCGCTCGGGCGGTGCGAACGTAGTCCTGCTGCAGCACGGTGAGCGTCTCGGCCCGCACGATGCGGGTGAGGCCCGCGGCCGGCCCGAAGGCCAGCGCCGTGACCGGCAGGATATACGACGTGAAATCCTCCCTTCCCGCGACCGGCAGCAGGTCGAGCGTCACCGCGAAGAAGTAGACGAGCAGGATCCCGGCGAGGAACTCGGGGATGAGCGCGAGCACCGCGGTCACCGAGTTGAAGCCGGCGTCGACGCCGGGGCGACGTTCGCCGTGCGTGAGCGCACCAAATGTCAGGCCGAGGCAAACCGCGACGAAGAGCGCGATCGCGACGGCCGACCACGCGATCTCAAGCGTCGCAGGAGCGCGCTGCATGATGACGTCGATCACCGGCATGCGCGAGCTGATCGACTCACCGAGGTCGCCCGTGAAGAGCCCCTTCCAGAACGAGAAGTACTGGACGATGACCGGCCGGTCGAGGCCGAGCTCGACGCGACGCGCTTCGACGGCTTCGGGCGAGGCGTTCTCGCCGGCCGACACGCGCGCGGGGTCGCCGGGGATGAGCTGCATCAGCAAGAACGTGACCGTGATGAGCACGAACATCGAGACAACGAAGTAGCCGCCGCGGCGGAGCAGGTACGCTGCCCAGGGCTTGCGGGCCAAGAACGACTCCCGCTTCTGCGGTTTGGGTGTCTCAGTGTCCGTTATTGGACTCGCAGAAATTGCTGGCATGCGCTCTCCTCGCCGTTGGGTCGTAGCTGCTCTGTTCAGTATTGCGGAGAAGGGAATCGTGTCGCATTGTCGGACGCGCCAAGCAACGAACCCAAAAACTGTTCTGCCTACCAACATCGGCTTCTGGATACCTCATAGGCTTCGAGATTGGAGGCCTTACGCTTCGCGACGGTGCGACGCCGCCGCTTCACATCCCCTGGAAAGGTAAGTAATGCGCGTATACATTTCGATCGATATGGAGGGTGTCGCCGGCATCGCCACGATGGACCAGGTTGTCCGAGGCGGCCACGGCTACCCGCGCGCACAGCAGCTCATGACCGGCGAGGCGAACGCGGCCATCGAGGGAGCATTCGCGGGCGGCGCGACCGAGGTGACCATCAACGACAGCCACGGCACGATGGACAACCTCATTCACGAGGACCTCGACCAGCGCGCCCGCGTCGTGTTCGGCAGCCCCAAGCTTGACTGTATGGCCGAGGGCATCGACAAAGACCACGACGTCGCGCTCTTCATCGGCTACCACGCGGCCGCAGGAGGGCCCGGGGTCATGGCGCACACCTACTCATCGCTCTTCGCCGAGGTGCGCGTCAACGGCACCTCGGTCTCCGAGGCCGACGTAAACGCGCTGCAGGCGGCCGCGGTCGGCGTACCCGTCGCGCTCCTCACCGGCGACGACGTGATCTGCGCCGACATCGCGGCCTCCCTCCCCGGCATTGCGACGGTGACCGTGAAAGACTCGCACGGCTACAACGCGGCTGACTCCGTCTCCCCCACCGAGTCGCGCCGCCTCATCCACGACGCGGCGAAGCGCGCCGTGGAGAACGCCTCGTCACTCACCGTCGCCCCCACCCCCGAGATCATCGAGGTGGAGATCGATATGCCGAACATCCCCTCCGCGGAACTCGCGCAGATGATCCCGACGGCAGAGCGCACCGCGATCCGCACGATCAAGCTCACCGCGCGCTCGCCGCGCGAGGCCGTGAACTTCATCACCGCGTGCTACCAGTTCGCCGCCGCGTCGCTGCGCGGCATGCTGCCGCTCATCAACCGCTAACCAGCACACGCGCAAGAGCCCGGGCCCTTAGCGGGGCCCGGGCTCTTGTGTTCTCGCCAGGCGGCTGAGAACTCGAGCTAGCCGAGTGCGTCGGAGAGCAGGCGCGCGATGTCACCGATCGCGCGGTCTGCCGCAGGGTTGCGCGACTGCAGCGTCTTGCCGCGCAGGAAGACGGCGATCGCGTGGCGCTTGCCACCCGGGAACTCGACCACACCGATCTCGTTGCGCACCATGCCGATCGTGCCGGTCTTGCCGCTGATCTTCACGTCGTCACGCGGGAAGCCGGCGCTCAGGCGGTGCGGCCACACCTGCATACCGAGGATGCGGCGCGCCTCGGCGCACGCCTCGGGCGTCGCCGCGGCGTCCGTCCAGATCTGCTGCAGAAGCGACGTCGCCTCGCGCGGCGTCGTGCGGTTGGTCTTTTCAGGGGTCGCGGCGGTGAAGGTCGCGGCGGTGTCGTAGTCCACGCTCGCCATGCCGTCGATGGTGCCGATGCCGGCCGCCGCGAGATCCTTCGCGATGTCGTCGAAAATCACCGAGCAGTCACCGGTGAGCTGCGTGCCTGGCAGCCCGAGCTCACGCATCGTCGAGTTGACGCGATCCACAGTGACAAGCCCGGTGACGATGTCGGTCGCCGCGTTGTCGCTCACCGTGATCATCGAGGTCGCGATGTCGCGCAGCGACCAGTCGGCGACGTCCGAGAACACGCTCAGGCCCGTGGGGCCCATGGTTGCCTCCGACGGCGATACCTCGATGCGCTGCGCGGGGTCAAGCTCTCCCGCGGCCACCTGGCGCACGTACTCGACGAGCACGGGAACTTTGAAGACCGAGGCCGTCACGGTGGGGTCGTCAGAGCGGAAGCCGACCTCTCGACCTGTGTCAATGTCACGGGCGTGCGCGAACGCGAACACCCCCGCGTCTTCGGCGACCTTGGCGATCTGGGCGGTGAGGGTATCTTCATCGATAAGTTTCGTGCTCATACTGAGCAGACTAGTGGCAGCTGCGACGCGCGACGTTGTGAGCACAGACGAGAGCACCCACCCCGGTTCGTCCCACAGAACAACGCACCCGTCCGGCTTGTGGCCAGGCGGGTGCGTTGCGGAATCCCGTGTGAGAGCGCTACTTTCCGAGCAGCTCGTTCACGAGGTTGTCTGCGGCGACCACTGTGGTGATGCCGCGAGCTTCGGCCTCGTCGAAGACGCGCGAGAGCGTGTCGCCGATCGCGTCGATGCGCGCGATGCGCTCGTCGATCGTGTCGCCCTCGGCACCGAGGTAGAGCACGCCGCCGGCGTTGACGAGGTAGTCGGGGGCGTAGAGTATCCCGCGCGAGGCGAGCTGTTCCGCGCCGGTCGCCTGCGCGAGCTGGTTGTTGGCAGGGCCGACGACCGCGGCGACCTCGAGCTCGTCGATCACCTGCGGCGAGAGCATGCCGCCGACGCCCGCGGGCATGAAGACGTCCGCGGGAACGCGGTGAGCTTCGGCGGGCGCGACCCAGTCGGCGCCGAGCTCACGAGCGAGCTCCTGCTTCGCGTCGTTGATGTCCGACAGGGTGAGCACGGCGCCCTCGGCGGCGAGGCGCTCGGCGAGCGCGGATCCTACGTGGCCAAGACCCACGATCGTGATCTTGCGCCCCTTGGGGTCGGTGCTGCCGTGTGTGCGGCGGAGCGTCTCGCGGAGCGCGGAGTAGACGCCGCGCGCCGTGTAGGCACCCGGGTCACCGAGGCCACCCTGGTCGGCTGGCAGGCCGACGGCGTGCTCGGTGAGCTCGGAGACGACGGCCATGTCGGCCGCGGTCGTGCCGACGTCTTCGGCGGTGAGGTATGCGCCGCCGAGCGCCTCGACGGCGTCGCCGAGGTCGAGGAACGCGTTCCGTCGCAGTTCGCCCGTAAGCTGCTGGCCCGGCTCAAGCACGATAACTGACTTGCCTCCGCCGAGCTGGAGGCCAGCGAGCGCGTTCTTCGAGGTCATGCCCCGCGACAGGCGCAGCGCGTCGGCGAGCGCCTCGCCCCAGCCGCTGTAGCTCCACACGCGGCACCCGCCGAGCGCGGGGCCGAGCTTGGTGCTGTGCACGGCGACGATAATCGTGAGCCCCGAACGGGCCCCCGTCGAAATGTTGACCTTCTCGTGGTCGAGGAACGGAAACGAACCGGCGACGTTCTCATCGGCGAGAGCGGGCTGGGCCAGGGTAGAAGCACTAGTCATGCAGAGAATTCAATCGAGCACTAGCGAATCCGACAAGTGGCGCCCGAGTTATTGATCGTTTTGATCGATGCATTCACATCCGGGTGGGACTACCTTGAACAGTATGCATGTCCTTGACGCCACCGACCGCCGGATCCTCACGGTCCTCGACGCCGAGCCGCGGGCCACCGTGCAGGCCATCGCGTACCGGCTCGGGCTCGCGCGCGGCACGGTGCACACCCGGCTCGACAAGCTGCAGACCTCGGGCGCCCTCAGAGCAAACTCGCTACGCCTCGACCCGCCGGCCCTCGGCTGGCCGTTGCGCGCCCGCATCACGGCCGAGGCAAATCAGGAAGAGCTCGAGGGCATGATTGCCGACCTCGAGCTCATCCCTGAGATCACCGAGTGCTTCGCCGTCTCTGGCCCGAGCGACCTCGCGATCGAGATCGTCGCCCGCGACGCCGACGACGTCTACCGCGTCACGCAAGAGATCATGAAGTGCCGCGGCGTCATCCGCACGTCGACCGCCATCATGCTCCGCGGGCTGATCGCTAGGCGCCAGCACCAGCTGCTGTAGCGGCGCGGGACGTGGCGCCTTCGTCAGTTGCGGTCGAGGAAAGCCCCCGCCAGGAACTCGCCAAGCGCCTCCGGTGCGTCGAGCGGGAGCACCGCGGCGACATACTGGTCGGGCCTCACAACGACGACCGCGCCGTCGCGACTGACGTCGCGCAGCTCGAAGATGTCTTCGTCAGCGTTCGCCGCGTAGATCTTCTCGTAGTCGGTCATGCCAAGCGGGCCCGATGCAGGCAGGAAGAGCTTCGACTGCTGCTCGAGGCGAACTTCGCGGTGCGGCTGCTGCAGCACGGCCTTCACGTCGAAGATCGAGTCGAGGTCTGCGCCCGCGGGAGTGAACCGCTTGATCGGTGACGCCTCGTTCCCAAGCATCCAGTCGGCCCAGCGCCCGAGCCGCTCGCCCGACCGGTCGGCGAACGCGTACACGCGGTAGCGCCCGTCAGCACGGTGGTGGTGGCCGAGGTGCACGGGCACGGCATCCGCAACGCGAGTCGTCATGACTGACTTGAACCGCTTGCCGATCGGGAAGCCCGCGGCGAGCGCCTGGTACTCGAGGCCACTCGTGAGCATCGAGTCGGTGTACTCCGTCATGAAGCCCGCGGGGAACTCGGCGGTCTGCACATAGAACTCCTCAAGCTGCGAGGGCGAGTCGAACTCCTCGGGCTTCTTTGCCATGAGCGTCGACCACTCGCGGTCAAAGTCGATGAGGTTCTTTGCGGTCACGCGGCGCTCCTCCGAGTAGGTCCCGAGCAGCGACTCGGGGCTGCGCCCGTCAAGAACATAGCCGAGCTTCCAACCCAGGTTCCAGCCGTCCTGCATCGAGACGTTCATGCCCTGGCCCGCCTTCGCGCTGTGCGTATGGCAGGCGTCGCCCATCAGGAACACGCGGCCTTTGCCGTCGGGCGACGTCTCGGCGTCGTCGAAGCGGTCGGTGAGCCGGTGGCCCACCTCGTACACGCTGTGCCACGGAACGTCGCGAACGTCGATCGTGTAGGGGCTGAGGATCGCGTTCGCTTTGGCGATCACGTCCTCGAGCGGCGTGTCCCGGACCCGGCGGTCGTCACCCTCGGCGACCTCGCCGAGATCGACGTAGATCCGGCACAGGTGGTTCCCCTCGCGCGGAATATGCAAGATGCTTCCGGCCTCGGAGTGGATGATGCACTTCTTGCGAATGTCAGGGAAGTCGGTCACGGCGAGCACGTCCATGACGCCCCAGGCATGCATCGACGTCGACCCCGAAAGCGACCCGCCGATCGACCGGCGCACGCGGGAGCTGGCCCCGTCTGCACCGATCACGTACTTCGCCCGCACGACGCGCGTCTTGCCGCGCGCGGCGTCAGACGAGGCATCGGCGTTAATACCTGCGCCACTCTGGCCGGTGACCTCGCGAAGCGTGACCGCGACGGGGTACTCCCCCGAGCCAACTTCGAGCCCTTCGAACTCGTAGCCGTAATCGACGTCACCGCGTGCGGGCGCCCTGCGCGCATACTCGGCGAAATAGTCGATCACGCGGGCCTGATTCACGATGAGGTGCGGGAACTCGCTGATGCCCGCCGGGTCATCGTCGGTGACCGAGCTGCGTACGATGTGCGCGGGGTTCTCGGGGTCGGGCGTCCAGAAGTTCGTCTCGGTGATCTGGTAGGCCTCGTCAATGATCTGGCGGGCGAACCCAAAGGCCTGGAACGTCTCAACGCTGCGAGCCTGGATCCCGTCGGCCTGGCCGAGCACAAGGCGCGAGTCGCGGCGCTCGACGACACGGGTGACGACGTTCGGGAACTGGGCGAGCTGCGCGGCCGCGACGATTCCGGCGGGGCCCGAGCCGACGATCAAGACGTCAACTTCGTCGGGCAGCTCGTCGGGGCGGTTCAGCCCCACGCCGTCGGCTGGCAGCACGCGAGGATCCGTGGAAACATAGCCATGATGGTGGAACTGCATGCGTGAACCTCACTTCATTGTGCCCGAGAGCCGTGTGTTCGATAGTTGAACACTAAATTCGAATACTGCACACCAGTGTATGGGTGCGGGGCACATCGCACAACACCGACCGACAACAACCGAGGAGAGCCATTGGCCACGACACAGCCCGCCGGCTCGCAGACGCTCGCACGCGGCCTGCGAGCGCTCGAGATCCTCGCCGAGGCGCGCTCCCCGATCTCCATCGCACGGCTCTCCGAAGAGCTCGGCGTACACCGCTCGAACACGTACCGGCTCCT
This portion of the Leucobacter komagatae genome encodes:
- a CDS encoding ABC transporter substrate-binding protein; protein product: MKAYTIVGLAAVGALALSACTGGGGGGTGTGPESGGEPVIDGTLNYAIARDPGMLFSPLNASGTLGSVSQWAYESLIYFDADGQPQGWLATDWEQTPTSLHFEVRDDAVCADGTKLTAETIANNFRWIADPANNSTAINLVVPSTAKIENDDKSVTITTVEPDPFMITAIGSQAIYCQAALDDPQSVSTASNGTGMFNVTEVVTGDHLTLERRDDYSWAPEGAAIGTTPGVPKTVVLKIIENESTRANLLLSGELNVGTITGPDGDRLEGKVDVLNSGMLLTGGFLYSQAEGRPTADKNVRIALTKALDLDELMQVSTAGKGERAQRLATVDPQVCQYDAVGPNLPKTDVAGAEKLLDEAGWVKGADGKRSKDGQPLVLEFAWQSKGAEIASTAEMMADQWAEIGVGVNHDGSEYGAFIEKISTPGAASKIDVMWLNANYPVPSALMVYFTGETPPKGNNFAALKNPKFDELVKKANNSTGAEGCKAWEAAEGEMYASADYVPFAMMSHPTFAQGISEYGIEKFAPSTILVK
- a CDS encoding ABC transporter ATP-binding protein, whose product is MSNQLVFDSVSITYGHGISSFKAVNDVSLELRAGEVLGLVGESGSGKSTLARAAVGLAEPSDGRVVLEGSEISHARGKMLRERRRVQMIFQDPQSCFNPRRTIGQSLDEALVAAHKRDGSAIPAVRARKDEISNLLRAVALPADTAQRMPTQLSGGQRQRVAVARAIAAKPAVILADEITSALDVSVQGSVLNLLKQLQRDLGFSMLFISHNLAVVRLVCDRVAVMRQGSLVEVGETLDVMHEPQHDYTRELIAAVPTL
- a CDS encoding dipeptide/oligopeptide/nickel ABC transporter permease/ATP-binding protein, with translation MTMTQRLLAVLRTPLGIASMVTLGALLFLAIFAPIIWGEQAAVTNASQISQPPSAEHVFGTDGSGRDILLRTLVATRLSIVMALTATIIGIVCGVVLGLMPLVLGGRAGRWLVAGINIGVAFPGLLLAIAFSVILGQSAMAASFAIAIAMMPNYGRLVHNLAASVWGRDYVSAALVLGVPKRQIVFRHVLPNIRDPLLVNATLTAGGTLLAFAGLSFLGLGVQVPQYDWGRMLNEGISRIFVTPTLALVPGMAIILAGMTFVLLGEVLNRTLRTGVQRNLSSRLLKKLKLSRAENAAEVKRRGENIATDASSDTVLSVRGLKVFAPQGGTSLRPLVDGVSFDVGRGEIVGVVGESGSGKSLTLMSIAGLLEAPLHVTSRSASFDGEDLVLSEEGHPRSLDHHFGTKLAMVFQDPMSSLNPALHVGTQVAESGLLHLDMSKAEAKDAAIERLNAVKIPDAERRYSQYPHEYSGGMRQRAMIAAGLMGKPSLILADEPTTALDVTVQAGILKLLKQINEEDGTAIMFVSHDIAVVTSLCTRVLVMYRGRIVEDISSEELRNGNAAHPYTQALMATVPTMESPRGEAMASIPDDADFSGTSPIGVIEAVMPPTGAVRLIDFEGALK
- a CDS encoding ABC transporter permease, whose translation is MPAISASPITDTETPKPQKRESFLARKPWAAYLLRRGGYFVVSMFVLITVTFLLMQLIPGDPARVSAGENASPEAVEARRVELGLDRPVIVQYFSFWKGLFTGDLGESISSRMPVIDVIMQRAPATLEIAWSAVAIALFVAVCLGLTFGALTHGERRPGVDAGFNSVTAVLALIPEFLAGILLVYFFAVTLDLLPVAGREDFTSYILPVTALAFGPAAGLTRIVRAETLTVLQQDYVRTARARRMSPVRLYRKHVLPNLLTSTLTISGMALGGMIAGTVIVEGIFAWPGLGGVIVQSIQGKDYPLVQAIIIFYGAVVLLINLVIDVLLILLDPRTALDKS
- a CDS encoding M55 family metallopeptidase yields the protein MRVYISIDMEGVAGIATMDQVVRGGHGYPRAQQLMTGEANAAIEGAFAGGATEVTINDSHGTMDNLIHEDLDQRARVVFGSPKLDCMAEGIDKDHDVALFIGYHAAAGGPGVMAHTYSSLFAEVRVNGTSVSEADVNALQAAAVGVPVALLTGDDVICADIAASLPGIATVTVKDSHGYNAADSVSPTESRRLIHDAAKRAVENASSLTVAPTPEIIEVEIDMPNIPSAELAQMIPTAERTAIRTIKLTARSPREAVNFITACYQFAAASLRGMLPLINR
- a CDS encoding serine hydrolase — translated: MSTKLIDEDTLTAQIAKVAEDAGVFAFAHARDIDTGREVGFRSDDPTVTASVFKVPVLVEYVRQVAAGELDPAQRIEVSPSEATMGPTGLSVFSDVADWSLRDIATSMITVSDNAATDIVTGLVTVDRVNSTMRELGLPGTQLTGDCSVIFDDIAKDLAAAGIGTIDGMASVDYDTAATFTAATPEKTNRTTPREATSLLQQIWTDAAATPEACAEARRILGMQVWPHRLSAGFPRDDVKISGKTGTIGMVRNEIGVVEFPGGKRHAIAVFLRGKTLQSRNPAADRAIGDIARLLSDALG
- a CDS encoding Glu/Leu/Phe/Val dehydrogenase dimerization domain-containing protein, with protein sequence MTSASTLAQPALADENVAGSFPFLDHEKVNISTGARSGLTIIVAVHSTKLGPALGGCRVWSYSGWGEALADALRLSRGMTSKNALAGLQLGGGKSVIVLEPGQQLTGELRRNAFLDLGDAVEALGGAYLTAEDVGTTAADMAVVSELTEHAVGLPADQGGLGDPGAYTARGVYSALRETLRRTHGSTDPKGRKITIVGLGHVGSALAERLAAEGAVLTLSDINDAKQELARELGADWVAPAEAHRVPADVFMPAGVGGMLSPQVIDELEVAAVVGPANNQLAQATGAEQLASRGILYAPDYLVNAGGVLYLGAEGDTIDERIARIDAIGDTLSRVFDEAEARGITTVVAADNLVNELLGK
- a CDS encoding Lrp/AsnC family transcriptional regulator encodes the protein MHVLDATDRRILTVLDAEPRATVQAIAYRLGLARGTVHTRLDKLQTSGALRANSLRLDPPALGWPLRARITAEANQEELEGMIADLELIPEITECFAVSGPSDLAIEIVARDADDVYRVTQEIMKCRGVIRTSTAIMLRGLIARRQHQLL
- a CDS encoding FAD-dependent monooxygenase codes for the protein MQFHHHGYVSTDPRVLPADGVGLNRPDELPDEVDVLIVGSGPAGIVAAAQLAQFPNVVTRVVERRDSRLVLGQADGIQARSVETFQAFGFARQIIDEAYQITETNFWTPDPENPAHIVRSSVTDDDPAGISEFPHLIVNQARVIDYFAEYARRAPARGDVDYGYEFEGLEVGSGEYPVAVTLREVTGQSGAGINADASSDAARGKTRVVRAKYVIGADGASSRVRRSIGGSLSGSTSMHAWGVMDVLAVTDFPDIRKKCIIHSEAGSILHIPREGNHLCRIYVDLGEVAEGDDRRVRDTPLEDVIAKANAILSPYTIDVRDVPWHSVYEVGHRLTDRFDDAETSPDGKGRVFLMGDACHTHSAKAGQGMNVSMQDGWNLGWKLGYVLDGRSPESLLGTYSEERRVTAKNLIDFDREWSTLMAKKPEEFDSPSQLEEFYVQTAEFPAGFMTEYTDSMLTSGLEYQALAAGFPIGKRFKSVMTTRVADAVPVHLGHHHRADGRYRVYAFADRSGERLGRWADWMLGNEASPIKRFTPAGADLDSIFDVKAVLQQPHREVRLEQQSKLFLPASGPLGMTDYEKIYAANADEDIFELRDVSRDGAVVVVRPDQYVAAVLPLDAPEALGEFLAGAFLDRN